A stretch of Nonomuraea africana DNA encodes these proteins:
- a CDS encoding ABC transporter ATP-binding protein — translation MSTVVSVRGLRMSYGKREVLRGVDLEVRRGETVALLGPNGAGKTTTIEILEGFRHRAGGEVEVLGTDPSRGGDDWRARLGVVLQDWRDHPRWRVATLLDHVAAHYPDPWDTGELLRALGLGDQAAGKVGQLSGGQRRRLDVALGIVGRPELLFLDEPTTGFDPEARREFHELIAGLDTTIMLTTHDLAEAEKLADRIAVLLDGRIAVFGTPEELARAVQVPSLVRWRDGSEQTGEPSELVWKLHQQYGGPVPDLEIRRPTLEESYLNLVERSAA, via the coding sequence ATGAGTACTGTGGTGAGCGTCCGCGGGCTGCGGATGTCGTACGGCAAGCGCGAGGTCCTGCGCGGTGTCGACCTCGAGGTACGGCGCGGCGAGACCGTCGCGCTCCTCGGCCCCAACGGCGCGGGCAAGACGACCACGATCGAGATCCTCGAGGGCTTCAGGCACCGCGCGGGCGGAGAGGTCGAGGTGCTGGGCACCGACCCCTCCCGGGGCGGCGACGACTGGCGGGCCAGGCTCGGCGTGGTCCTCCAGGACTGGCGCGACCACCCGCGGTGGCGCGTCGCCACGCTGCTCGACCACGTCGCGGCCCACTACCCCGACCCCTGGGACACCGGCGAGCTGCTGAGGGCGCTCGGGCTCGGCGACCAGGCGGCCGGCAAGGTCGGCCAGCTCTCCGGCGGCCAGCGACGCAGGCTCGACGTCGCGCTCGGCATCGTCGGCCGGCCGGAGCTGCTCTTCCTCGACGAGCCGACCACGGGCTTCGACCCCGAGGCGCGCAGGGAGTTCCACGAGCTGATCGCCGGTCTCGACACCACGATCATGCTGACCACGCACGACCTGGCCGAGGCGGAGAAGCTGGCCGACCGCATCGCCGTCCTCCTCGACGGGCGCATCGCGGTCTTCGGCACGCCCGAGGAGCTGGCGCGGGCCGTACAGGTGCCCTCCCTGGTGCGCTGGAGGGACGGCTCCGAACAGACTGGAGAGCCGTCCGAGCTGGTGTGGAAGCTGCACCAGCAGTACGGCGGGCCGGTCCCCGACCTGGAGATCAGGCGGCCCACCCTCGAAGAGAGCTACCTCAACCTGGTGGAAAGGAGCGCGGCGTGA
- a CDS encoding GyrI-like domain-containing protein, with amino-acid sequence MEDALDIVERSELLVVGLAVRTTNAEEMDPSRARLPALWQRAGAPGAFAHVPGRLDENLYAVLTDYESDHHGAYTQIVGVGVRTVPRLPEGMVAVRVPAGQALKIEARGQMPQAIIDAWQQAWKHTESGGTPARSFTTDLEVHHPAGADLYLAV; translated from the coding sequence ATGGAGGACGCGTTGGACATCGTGGAGCGGTCCGAACTGCTGGTGGTGGGCCTCGCCGTACGCACCACCAACGCCGAGGAGATGGACCCGTCGCGGGCGCGGCTGCCGGCGCTGTGGCAGCGGGCGGGGGCTCCGGGGGCGTTCGCGCACGTTCCGGGACGGCTGGACGAGAACCTTTACGCGGTCCTGACCGACTACGAGAGCGATCACCACGGCGCGTACACGCAGATCGTCGGGGTGGGCGTGCGGACGGTGCCCAGGCTGCCCGAGGGCATGGTCGCGGTACGGGTGCCCGCGGGCCAGGCGCTGAAGATCGAGGCCAGGGGCCAGATGCCGCAGGCAATCATCGACGCCTGGCAGCAGGCGTGGAAGCACACCGAGTCGGGTGGCACGCCCGCCAGGTCGTTCACCACCGATCTGGAGGTGCACCACCCGGCGGGCGCCGATCTCTACCTGGCCGTGTGA
- a CDS encoding GuaB1 family IMP dehydrogenase-related protein, with protein MKFLNGLEPSHDLTYSDVFMVPSRSSIGSRLAVDLSTNDGTGTTLPIVVANMTAVAGRRMAETVARRGGVTVIPQDIPIDVVADVIDWVKKRDLVHDTPITLTPHDTVGEALNLLPKRAHGAVIVVDWENRPVGVVTEADCHGVDMFTQLSQVMSAHLLTLPAGLDPREAFDMLHEGRHRLAPIVDGEGRLVGILTRTGALRATLYQPALDAQGRLRIAAAVGVNGDVAAKAKELLDAGVDCLVVDTAHGHQEKMISALRAVRALGPSVPVAAGNVVTAEGVRDLVEAGADIIKVGVGPGAMCTTRMMTGVGRPQFSAVLECSAEARRLGRHVWADGGVRHPRDVALALAAGAANVMIGSWFAGTYESPGDARTDADGRKYKENFGMASARAVRLRTAEDTPFERARKALFEEGISTSRMYLDPQRPSVEDQIDAIVAGLRSSCTYAGATNLEEFHERAVIGIQSSSGYTEGMPLHQSW; from the coding sequence GTGAAGTTCCTCAACGGTCTCGAGCCGTCCCACGACCTGACCTACAGCGACGTGTTCATGGTGCCGTCGCGGTCCTCGATCGGTTCCCGGCTCGCGGTCGACCTGTCGACCAACGACGGCACGGGCACCACGCTGCCCATCGTGGTCGCGAACATGACGGCCGTCGCCGGCCGCCGCATGGCCGAGACCGTCGCCCGCAGGGGCGGCGTCACGGTCATCCCGCAGGACATCCCGATCGACGTGGTCGCCGACGTCATCGACTGGGTGAAGAAGCGCGATCTGGTGCACGACACGCCGATCACCCTCACTCCGCACGACACGGTCGGTGAGGCGCTGAACCTCCTGCCCAAGCGCGCCCACGGCGCGGTCATCGTCGTCGACTGGGAGAACCGCCCCGTCGGCGTCGTCACCGAGGCCGACTGCCACGGCGTCGACATGTTCACCCAGCTGTCGCAGGTGATGTCGGCACACCTCCTCACGCTGCCCGCGGGCCTCGACCCGCGCGAGGCCTTCGACATGCTGCACGAGGGACGCCACCGCCTCGCGCCCATCGTCGACGGCGAGGGCCGGCTGGTCGGCATCCTGACCCGTACCGGCGCCCTGCGCGCCACGCTCTACCAGCCCGCGCTCGACGCCCAGGGCAGGCTGCGGATCGCGGCCGCCGTCGGCGTCAACGGCGACGTGGCGGCCAAGGCGAAGGAGCTGCTCGACGCGGGCGTCGACTGCCTGGTCGTCGACACCGCGCACGGGCACCAGGAGAAGATGATCTCCGCGCTGCGTGCCGTACGGGCGCTCGGCCCTTCGGTGCCGGTCGCCGCGGGCAACGTCGTGACCGCGGAAGGTGTGCGCGACCTCGTGGAGGCGGGCGCGGACATCATCAAGGTGGGCGTCGGGCCCGGCGCCATGTGCACCACCAGGATGATGACCGGCGTCGGCCGCCCGCAGTTCTCCGCGGTGCTGGAGTGCTCGGCCGAGGCGCGCCGCCTGGGCCGGCACGTCTGGGCCGACGGCGGCGTCCGCCACCCGCGCGACGTGGCCCTCGCCCTGGCGGCGGGCGCGGCGAACGTGATGATCGGGTCCTGGTTCGCCGGCACCTACGAGTCGCCGGGCGACGCGCGCACCGACGCCGACGGGCGCAAGTACAAGGAGAACTTCGGCATGGCCTCCGCGCGGGCGGTCCGGCTGCGCACCGCCGAGGACACGCCGTTCGAGCGGGCCAGGAAGGCGCTGTTCGAGGAGGGCATCTCGACCTCCCGCATGTACCTCGACCCGCAGCGGCCCAGCGTCGAGGACCAGATCGACGCGATCGTGGCCGGTCTGCGCTCCTCGTGCACCTACGCGGGCGCCACGAACCTGGAGGAGTTCCACGAGCGGGCCGTGATCGGCATCCAGAGCTCCTCCGGCTACACCGAGGGCATGCCGCTGCACCAGAGCTGGTAG
- a CDS encoding septal ring lytic transglycosylase RlpA family protein produces MLAASTTAWAAVANDDTPKPRAGGGLFVSLTPSPKVSASPGTGPLSGAGSGAMSGLASTPGAAGGTALPSAATSAPGTSPAVPGGSTSTAPGGSASTPAGSSPGSPAGSSPGSPAGSSNGSTGNSASTGSSSTASAKGSTANGAQAKPSQAPKPVAAPAQPKVRVISSGRCGASYYDEPQMTASGERFDPSALTAAHKSLPLGSKVRVINPSNGKSVVVRINDRGPYTGGRCLDLSEAAFSTIGNTNAGVMTVKYQVLAS; encoded by the coding sequence GTGCTGGCCGCCTCGACCACCGCCTGGGCCGCCGTCGCGAACGACGACACCCCGAAGCCCAGGGCGGGCGGCGGGCTCTTCGTCTCCCTCACCCCGTCGCCGAAGGTCAGCGCGTCCCCGGGTACCGGCCCCCTTTCCGGCGCCGGTTCCGGTGCCATGAGCGGCCTGGCGAGCACGCCCGGCGCCGCCGGGGGCACCGCGCTCCCCTCGGCCGCCACCTCTGCCCCTGGCACTTCCCCCGCCGTTCCCGGCGGCTCCACCTCCACCGCGCCAGGCGGTTCCGCGTCCACGCCGGCCGGTTCATCGCCCGGCTCCCCGGCCGGTTCGTCGCCCGGCTCCCCGGCTGGTTCCTCGAACGGCTCCACCGGCAACTCGGCGTCCACGGGCAGCTCGAGCACCGCGTCCGCCAAGGGCAGCACCGCGAACGGCGCTCAGGCCAAGCCCTCTCAGGCGCCGAAGCCCGTCGCCGCGCCCGCCCAGCCGAAGGTCCGCGTCATCTCCTCGGGGCGGTGCGGCGCCTCGTACTACGACGAGCCCCAGATGACGGCCAGCGGCGAGCGCTTCGACCCCTCGGCCCTGACGGCGGCGCACAAGTCGTTGCCGCTGGGCAGCAAGGTCCGCGTCATCAATCCGTCGAACGGCAAGTCGGTGGTCGTGCGCATCAACGACCGCGGACCGTACACCGGGGGACGCTGCCTCGACCTGTCCGAGGCCGCCTTCTCCACGATCGGCAACACCAACGCGGGCGTGATGACCGTCAAGTACCAGGTCCTGGCCAGCTGA
- a CDS encoding SDR family NAD(P)-dependent oxidoreductase: MATPLTGRVAVITGGPADVAATFRSLGAVCATCDRRKGASGSEGNDRGKNGRELAMTLDLRDPMAVDVFATAVHERYGRVDILVTNAAATTGAPFERVSARAEHALIEENFTQVTGLIRRMLPLMGRGSAIVNLVQDAPRHALDAALKAAVESLSSALAVELAPRGISVHATTVENATKAETAYQLWCSGMPSV, encoded by the coding sequence ATGGCCACCCCGCTGACCGGACGAGTCGCTGTGATCACCGGCGGGCCGGCGGACGTCGCCGCGACGTTCCGCTCCCTCGGTGCCGTCTGCGCGACCTGCGACCGCCGGAAAGGCGCCAGCGGAAGCGAAGGAAACGACCGCGGGAAGAATGGCCGCGAGCTCGCCATGACGCTGGACCTGCGCGACCCCATGGCCGTGGACGTCTTCGCCACCGCCGTCCACGAGCGCTACGGCCGCGTCGACATCCTGGTCACCAACGCCGCCGCCACCACAGGCGCCCCCTTCGAAAGAGTGAGCGCCCGAGCCGAGCACGCCCTCATCGAGGAGAACTTCACCCAGGTCACCGGCCTGATCAGGCGCATGCTCCCGCTGATGGGACGCGGCTCGGCGATCGTCAACCTCGTCCAGGACGCGCCCCGCCACGCTCTCGACGCCGCCCTGAAGGCCGCCGTCGAGAGCCTGAGCAGCGCGCTGGCCGTGGAGCTGGCCCCTCGCGGGATCAGCGTCCACGCCACGACGGTGGAGAACGCCACGAAGGCCGAGACCGCCTACCAGCTCTGGTGCAGCGGCATGCCCTCGGTGTAG
- a CDS encoding ATP-dependent DNA ligase yields the protein MLLIDVVRVSEAVASTAARLGKVGHLAELLGRVGADEAEIAIAYLSGELPQRQIGVGWRTLQDPPPPKLVATATLTDIDALLTRIKAVSGAGSQAARKALVEELFTAVTSQEQSFLLRLLSGELRQGALDGVMIEAVAKASGAPSADVRRALTLRGWLPAVGAAALSGGVEALHAFKLEVGRPVAPMLAGSAPNVAAALEKIGGEAALEWKLDGVRVQAHRSGDTVRVFTRTLDDITSQVPELVEAVLALPSDDLVLDGEVLALRQDGRPHPFQVTASRVSSKTDVARLRAATPLSVFFFDALRVGGADLLDLPYSERQEALAATVPPDLLTPRLVTGDLPAAEAFFTEVVRRGHEGLVAKSLTSPYAAGRRGAGWIKVKPRHTLDLVVLAAEWGHGRREGKLSNLHLGARDPDSGSFVMLGKTFKGLTDELLAWQTQRFLEIAEGPTDEWTVTLRPELVVEIAFDGVQRSPRYPGGMALRFARVLRYRPDKRPDEADTVETVRSLML from the coding sequence GTGCTACTGATCGACGTCGTCCGCGTATCCGAGGCCGTGGCCAGTACCGCTGCCCGTCTGGGCAAGGTCGGCCATCTGGCCGAGCTCCTGGGCCGCGTCGGCGCCGACGAGGCCGAGATCGCCATCGCCTACCTGTCGGGCGAGCTCCCCCAGCGCCAGATCGGCGTCGGCTGGCGCACCCTGCAGGACCCTCCCCCGCCCAAGCTCGTCGCCACCGCCACCCTCACCGACATCGACGCCCTCCTCACCCGCATCAAGGCCGTCTCGGGCGCCGGCTCCCAGGCCGCGCGCAAGGCCCTGGTCGAGGAGCTGTTCACCGCCGTCACCAGCCAGGAGCAGTCGTTCCTGCTGCGCCTGCTCTCCGGCGAGCTGCGCCAGGGCGCGCTCGACGGGGTGATGATCGAGGCCGTCGCCAAGGCCTCCGGCGCCCCCTCGGCCGACGTACGGCGGGCGCTCACGTTGCGCGGCTGGCTGCCCGCCGTCGGCGCGGCGGCCCTGTCCGGTGGCGTCGAGGCGCTGCACGCGTTCAAGCTCGAGGTGGGCCGCCCCGTCGCGCCCATGCTCGCCGGCAGCGCGCCCAACGTCGCCGCGGCGCTGGAGAAGATCGGTGGCGAGGCGGCGCTGGAGTGGAAGCTCGACGGCGTGCGGGTGCAGGCGCACCGCTCGGGCGACACGGTCAGGGTCTTCACCCGCACCCTCGACGACATCACGTCCCAGGTCCCCGAGCTCGTCGAGGCGGTGCTCGCGCTGCCCTCCGACGACCTGGTTCTCGACGGCGAGGTCCTCGCGCTGCGGCAGGACGGCCGTCCCCACCCCTTCCAGGTGACCGCCAGCCGGGTCAGCAGCAAGACCGACGTCGCGAGGCTGCGCGCGGCCACGCCGCTGAGCGTCTTCTTCTTCGACGCGCTCAGGGTCGGCGGCGCCGACCTGCTCGACCTGCCGTACAGCGAGCGCCAGGAGGCGCTCGCCGCCACCGTCCCCCCCGATCTCCTCACCCCCCGCCTGGTCACCGGCGACCTGCCCGCCGCCGAGGCGTTCTTCACCGAGGTCGTACGGCGAGGCCACGAAGGCCTGGTCGCCAAGTCCCTCACCTCGCCCTACGCGGCCGGCCGCAGGGGCGCGGGCTGGATCAAGGTGAAGCCGCGCCACACGCTCGACCTGGTCGTCCTGGCCGCCGAGTGGGGGCACGGGCGGCGCGAGGGCAAGCTGTCCAACCTCCACCTGGGCGCGCGCGACCCCGACAGCGGCTCGTTCGTGATGCTGGGCAAGACGTTCAAGGGGCTGACCGACGAACTGCTCGCCTGGCAGACCCAGCGCTTCCTCGAGATCGCCGAGGGTCCCACCGACGAGTGGACCGTCACGCTCAGGCCCGAACTCGTCGTGGAGATCGCTTTCGACGGCGTGCAGCGCTCGCCGCGCTATCCGGGCGGCATGGCGCTCCGCTTCGCCCGCGTGCTGCGCTACCGGCCGGACAAACGTCCTGATGAGGCCGACACCGTGGAGACGGTCCGCTCGCTCATGCTCTGA
- a CDS encoding FKBP-type peptidyl-prolyl cis-trans isomerase, giving the protein MALEKPEIDFPEGNPPADLEIVDIVEGDGPEAKPGQNVQVHYVGVAFSSGEEFDASWNRGTPFEFPLGGGRVIAGWDRGVAGMKVGGRRKLVIPPHLGYGNRGAGSAIKPGETLIFVVDLLGVR; this is encoded by the coding sequence GTGGCACTCGAGAAGCCGGAGATCGACTTCCCGGAGGGCAACCCGCCCGCCGACCTGGAGATCGTCGACATCGTCGAGGGGGACGGCCCCGAGGCCAAGCCTGGACAGAACGTCCAGGTGCACTACGTCGGTGTCGCTTTCTCGAGCGGCGAGGAGTTCGACGCGTCGTGGAACCGCGGCACGCCGTTCGAGTTCCCGCTGGGCGGCGGCCGCGTCATCGCGGGCTGGGACCGCGGCGTGGCGGGCATGAAGGTCGGCGGGCGTCGCAAGCTCGTCATCCCGCCGCACCTGGGCTACGGCAACAGGGGCGCGGGCAGCGCCATCAAGCCGGGCGAGACGCTCATCTTCGTCGTCGACCTGCTCGGCGTTCGCTGA
- a CDS encoding helix-turn-helix transcriptional regulator — protein MLRAERGISRKDLAAALGVHYQTVGYLERGEYSPSLFLALKIAEYFEVPVEVVFSLHPFARLGS, from the coding sequence ATGCTCAGGGCCGAACGCGGGATCTCCCGCAAGGACCTGGCGGCGGCGCTCGGCGTCCACTACCAGACGGTGGGCTATCTCGAGCGGGGCGAGTACAGCCCGTCCCTGTTTCTGGCCCTGAAGATCGCCGAGTATTTCGAGGTGCCGGTGGAGGTCGTCTTCTCGCTCCATCCGTTCGCCAGATTGGGGTCGTGA
- a CDS encoding CaiB/BaiF CoA transferase family protein, whose protein sequence is MTQGPLAGVKVLELAGLAPGPFAGMMLADHGAEVLRVDRVQAVSDRPRKDVMDRGKRTIGLDLKSPEGVAAFKELAAAADVVIEVFRPGVAERLGIGPDDLHAVNERLVYGRMTGWGQDGPLAPTAGHDIDYIAISGVLSMLGREGDKPTPPINILGDFAGGGLMLAYGVLLALFERERTGKGRVIDAAMVDGAATLFAMFYNAGWGPRGTNLLDTGAPMYDTYETSDGQYMAVGALEPQFWAVLTDKMGLTDLPDRNDRAQWPALRSRLEAAFRERTRAEWEAVFDGSDACVSPVLSPSEAAEHPHNVARGTFVRVGESTQPRPAPRLLGAPEADLSPATRLLDLSEWGLDEERAAKLRQAGVLA, encoded by the coding sequence ATGACGCAGGGACCGCTCGCCGGAGTGAAGGTGCTGGAGCTCGCCGGGCTCGCGCCCGGCCCGTTCGCCGGAATGATGCTGGCCGACCACGGGGCCGAGGTGCTGCGGGTCGACCGCGTCCAGGCCGTCTCCGACCGGCCGCGCAAGGACGTGATGGACAGGGGCAAGCGCACGATCGGCCTCGACCTGAAGTCGCCCGAGGGGGTGGCCGCCTTCAAGGAGCTGGCCGCCGCGGCCGACGTGGTGATCGAGGTGTTCAGGCCCGGCGTCGCCGAGCGCCTCGGCATCGGGCCCGACGACCTGCACGCGGTCAACGAGCGTCTCGTCTACGGCCGGATGACCGGCTGGGGCCAGGACGGCCCCCTCGCGCCGACCGCGGGGCACGACATCGACTACATCGCCATCTCGGGGGTGTTGTCCATGCTGGGGCGCGAGGGCGACAAGCCCACCCCGCCGATCAACATCCTGGGCGACTTCGCGGGCGGGGGTCTCATGCTGGCGTACGGCGTGCTGCTCGCCCTGTTCGAGCGCGAGCGGACCGGCAAGGGCAGGGTGATCGACGCGGCCATGGTGGACGGCGCGGCCACGCTGTTCGCGATGTTCTACAACGCGGGATGGGGCCCGCGCGGCACGAACCTGCTCGACACCGGCGCCCCGATGTACGACACCTACGAGACCTCCGACGGCCAGTACATGGCGGTCGGCGCGCTCGAGCCGCAGTTCTGGGCGGTGCTCACCGACAAGATGGGCCTGACCGACCTGCCCGACAGGAACGACCGCGCCCAGTGGCCCGCGCTGCGCAGCCGCCTGGAGGCGGCCTTCAGGGAGCGGACGCGGGCCGAGTGGGAGGCGGTCTTCGACGGGTCCGACGCCTGCGTCTCGCCCGTGCTGTCCCCGAGCGAGGCCGCCGAGCACCCGCACAACGTCGCGCGGGGCACGTTCGTGCGGGTGGGCGAGTCGACGCAGCCGAGGCCGGCGCCCCGGCTGCTCGGCGCGCCCGAGGCCGACCTGTCCCCCGCGACCAGGCTGCTCGACCTGTCGGAGTGGGGCCTCGACGAGGAGCGCGCGGCCAAGCTCAGGCAGGCGGGCGTGCTGGCGTGA
- a CDS encoding serine/threonine-protein kinase gives MASESDRLVAHRYRLATELGRGGMGVVWEGHDTLLNRPIAVKEVLLPPELSALDRESHLVRTAREARTAAKLNHPGVVAIYDVVEEDGRPWIIMELVRAPSLEEVVATHGALPVREAADVGRQVLSALKAAHEVGILHRDVKPSNILLCDDGRAVLTDFGIATAEGDSSLTRTGMVTGSPAFLAPERVRALDFGPPSDLWSLGATLYAALIGRSPFDRGDPMATLSALMREEPDYRRIPPALHPVLKGLLKKEPDERLTIAQADAMFAALGAPDEARWHREDDDEEPPSRRAGRTTLMAAAAAVLVVTVGAGAYLKLTPSEAEGSARVAQAKASPSVSAPATSATPTPSPTPSVTKTPIALTRPWTSPDGWSIQRPTRWKGARAEAYTQWTRPDGGAHLGVEQQYATLDPHQILRDAEEGLVAATGVRTVRRGSVAQGTAEWEFTWTAAAGHPWATAGRQYHEVRRATVAGSTAYVLSWTVAEDQWRRHGRMIRQVLGSFTPGA, from the coding sequence ATGGCTTCGGAATCCGATCGACTGGTCGCCCACCGCTACCGCCTGGCCACGGAGCTGGGCAGGGGCGGCATGGGCGTGGTCTGGGAGGGCCACGACACCCTGCTCAACCGGCCGATAGCGGTCAAGGAGGTCTTACTCCCTCCTGAGCTGTCCGCGCTCGACCGCGAGAGTCACCTGGTGCGCACCGCGCGTGAGGCTCGCACGGCCGCCAAGCTCAACCATCCCGGCGTCGTGGCGATCTACGACGTGGTGGAGGAGGACGGCCGGCCCTGGATCATCATGGAGCTGGTCAGGGCCCCCTCCCTCGAGGAGGTCGTGGCCACCCACGGCGCCCTCCCCGTCCGGGAGGCCGCCGACGTCGGCCGCCAGGTGCTGTCGGCGCTGAAGGCCGCGCACGAGGTCGGGATCCTGCATCGCGACGTCAAGCCGAGCAACATCCTGCTGTGCGACGACGGCCGCGCCGTCCTGACCGACTTCGGCATCGCCACCGCCGAGGGCGACTCCTCCCTCACCAGGACCGGAATGGTCACGGGCTCACCCGCCTTCCTCGCCCCCGAACGGGTCCGGGCCCTCGACTTCGGCCCGCCCTCCGACCTCTGGTCGCTCGGCGCCACCCTGTACGCCGCACTGATCGGGCGCTCGCCCTTCGATCGGGGCGACCCCATGGCCACGCTGTCGGCGCTGATGCGCGAGGAGCCCGACTACCGCAGGATCCCGCCCGCGCTCCACCCCGTGCTGAAGGGGCTGCTGAAGAAGGAGCCGGACGAGCGGCTGACCATCGCCCAGGCCGACGCGATGTTCGCCGCCCTCGGCGCGCCGGACGAGGCCAGGTGGCACAGGGAGGACGACGACGAGGAGCCGCCGAGCAGGCGCGCCGGCCGTACCACGCTGATGGCGGCCGCGGCCGCGGTGCTGGTCGTGACCGTGGGAGCGGGCGCCTACCTGAAGCTCACGCCCAGTGAGGCGGAGGGCAGCGCGCGCGTGGCGCAGGCCAAGGCCAGCCCGTCGGTCTCGGCACCGGCCACGAGCGCGACGCCCACGCCCTCGCCCACCCCGAGTGTCACCAAGACGCCCATCGCGCTGACCAGGCCGTGGACCTCGCCCGACGGCTGGTCCATCCAGCGGCCGACCAGGTGGAAGGGGGCGCGCGCCGAGGCGTACACGCAGTGGACGCGTCCCGACGGCGGCGCGCACCTCGGCGTCGAGCAGCAGTACGCCACGCTCGACCCGCACCAGATCCTGCGCGACGCGGAGGAGGGTCTGGTCGCGGCGACCGGCGTGCGCACCGTGCGCCGCGGCTCCGTCGCGCAGGGCACGGCCGAGTGGGAGTTCACCTGGACCGCCGCCGCAGGACACCCGTGGGCGACGGCGGGGCGCCAGTACCACGAGGTACGGCGGGCGACCGTGGCCGGCTCCACCGCCTACGTGCTCTCCTGGACGGTGGCCGAGGACCAGTGGCGCCGGCACGGCCGGATGATACGTCAGGTGCTGGGCAGCTTCACCCCCGGCGCCTGA
- a CDS encoding NAD(P)-dependent oxidoreductase has product MTAWNLLALTALPPDALRGLLAPLGDRITLSFARDRAAMEAALPQAEIVLGDWGGTLAMDAAAVAAAPRLAFVQQPSVGVDGHDLAALSAAGVPLANTAGVSAVAVAEWCLGAALALSRRLVAADAAVRAGGWPQLDLGPRELSGSRVGVVGYGPIGEECARLFRALGCQVSHWTRTPRGEGYAPLEEVVATADVLVVVIALSDETRGLVDPARMKKGAFLVNAARGGVVDQQTLAAALREGHLAGAALDVFEAEPLPESDPLRGLESVLLSPHVAGVTPQSTARLVASVVGNLTAALDGAEIRNVVNDAPARIRRRNGSGK; this is encoded by the coding sequence ATGACCGCCTGGAACCTGCTCGCCCTCACCGCGCTCCCGCCCGACGCCCTGCGCGGCCTGCTCGCCCCGCTCGGCGACCGGATCACGCTGTCCTTCGCGCGCGACAGGGCCGCCATGGAGGCCGCCCTCCCGCAGGCGGAGATCGTGCTCGGCGACTGGGGCGGCACCCTGGCGATGGACGCCGCCGCCGTGGCCGCCGCCCCGCGCCTGGCCTTCGTGCAGCAGCCGTCCGTCGGCGTGGACGGGCACGACCTCGCCGCACTGTCGGCGGCGGGCGTGCCGCTGGCCAACACCGCGGGGGTCAGCGCCGTCGCGGTGGCCGAATGGTGCCTGGGCGCCGCGCTCGCGCTGAGCCGGCGGCTGGTCGCGGCCGACGCGGCCGTACGGGCCGGCGGCTGGCCGCAGCTCGACCTCGGCCCTCGCGAGCTGTCGGGCTCCCGGGTCGGCGTCGTCGGCTACGGGCCGATCGGCGAGGAGTGCGCCAGGCTCTTCAGGGCGCTCGGCTGCCAGGTCTCCCACTGGACGCGCACCCCGCGCGGCGAGGGCTACGCGCCGCTGGAGGAGGTCGTCGCCACCGCCGACGTGCTGGTCGTGGTGATCGCCCTGTCCGACGAGACCCGCGGTCTCGTCGACCCCGCCCGGATGAAGAAGGGCGCGTTCCTGGTCAACGCGGCCCGCGGGGGAGTCGTCGACCAGCAGACGCTGGCCGCCGCGCTGCGGGAGGGCCATCTGGCGGGCGCGGCGCTCGATGTCTTCGAGGCCGAGCCGCTGCCCGAAAGCGATCCGCTGCGCGGCCTCGAAAGTGTACTCCTGTCACCCCACGTGGCAGGCGTCACACCTCAGTCGACGGCCCGGCTGGTCGCCTCGGTGGTGGGCAATCTCACCGCCGCGCTGGACGGGGCGGAGATCAGAAATGTGGTCAACGACGCGCCCGCCAGGATCCGGAGGCGGAACGGATCGGGAAAGTAG
- a CDS encoding ABC transporter permease: MNTLALGVRRGLIEQGSIMRDGKELSGQLAGLVTFVLLMLWIGDNPAGGGVGMSAFMAVGFIAFTVFSAGTMSLPLLIATDREEGALLRLRALPRGLPVYVTGRAVSLLLHIAGHSAIMLALGAALGGLGAPVSWPTLLWALGLGTLAVVPLGTAIGAMLPSAKTAAALIGLPTMLLMICSGVMLPVRMMPEAVQWIAQAFPLYWQGHALRAAFFDSPAGELHGAWQLGTAATVMGAWALAGMVLAPWLLRRVTRK, from the coding sequence GTGAACACGCTGGCACTCGGGGTCAGGCGCGGCCTGATCGAGCAGGGTTCGATCATGAGGGACGGCAAGGAGCTGAGCGGCCAGCTCGCCGGACTCGTGACGTTCGTGCTGCTGATGCTGTGGATCGGCGACAACCCCGCGGGCGGCGGCGTCGGCATGAGCGCGTTCATGGCGGTGGGGTTCATCGCCTTCACCGTGTTCTCGGCGGGGACCATGTCGCTGCCGCTGCTGATCGCCACCGACAGGGAGGAGGGCGCGCTGCTGAGGCTGCGCGCGCTGCCCCGCGGCCTGCCCGTCTACGTCACGGGCAGGGCGGTCTCGCTGCTGCTGCACATCGCGGGCCACTCGGCGATCATGCTGGCTCTCGGCGCCGCGCTGGGCGGGCTGGGCGCGCCCGTCAGCTGGCCGACGCTGCTGTGGGCGCTCGGGCTCGGCACCCTGGCGGTGGTGCCGCTCGGCACGGCGATCGGCGCGATGCTGCCGAGCGCGAAGACGGCCGCCGCGCTGATCGGCCTGCCCACGATGCTGCTGATGATCTGCTCGGGAGTGATGCTCCCCGTGCGGATGATGCCCGAGGCGGTCCAGTGGATCGCCCAGGCCTTCCCGCTCTACTGGCAGGGTCACGCGCTGCGGGCGGCGTTCTTCGACTCCCCCGCGGGCGAGCTGCACGGCGCCTGGCAGCTGGGCACTGCGGCGACGGTGATGGGCGCGTGGGCGCTCGCCGGTATGGTGCTGGCACCGTGGCTGCTGCGCAGGGTCACTCGCAAGTGA